In the genome of Segatella copri, one region contains:
- a CDS encoding histidine-type phosphatase, translating into MNTRHLLLWASLALTMPLAAQTPQEDFKRDITLSGSNYVAYRGPQKQLTPAPKGYKPFYLSHYGRHGSRYMIGKQAYDVPYFSLLKAKQKGKLTAKGEETLEKVKMIREEARGRDGELTPLGALQHQGITRRMMERFPEIFAGNTNIEARSTTVIRCILSMENGLQQMLRMNPKLHIFHDASEHDMYYMNLGDRHLDSLKNSVGIKVVQQEFAQKHINCSRLMKELFNDPAWVKQNINQSDLNRKLYEMASSIQGTELRGKVSLYDLFTEEELYQNWLNANIWWQMAYGNSPYTGNVQPFSQRNLLRDIIQKADSCIALPHPGATLRYGHDTMVTPLTCLLDLNGYGEEIKDPEKIASQWWDYKITPMATNLQFVFYRNKANDVLVKVLLCEDEATLPIKSDMAPYYHWKDFKEYCLKKLDEAKKVKK; encoded by the coding sequence ATGAACACAAGACATCTATTATTGTGGGCATCTCTTGCTTTGACGATGCCTCTCGCCGCGCAGACTCCTCAGGAGGATTTCAAGCGCGACATTACCCTTTCGGGTAGCAACTATGTGGCTTACCGTGGACCTCAGAAGCAGTTGACTCCTGCTCCTAAGGGATACAAGCCTTTTTATCTGAGCCACTATGGCCGTCATGGCTCCCGCTATATGATTGGCAAGCAGGCGTATGATGTGCCTTATTTCTCTCTGCTCAAGGCGAAGCAGAAGGGAAAACTGACTGCCAAGGGCGAGGAGACGCTGGAGAAAGTGAAGATGATTCGTGAGGAGGCGAGGGGACGTGATGGCGAACTGACTCCGCTCGGCGCCCTGCAGCATCAGGGCATTACCCGAAGAATGATGGAGAGATTTCCTGAGATCTTTGCCGGTAATACGAATATCGAGGCTCGAAGCACAACGGTGATCCGATGCATTCTCTCTATGGAGAACGGTTTGCAGCAGATGCTCCGCATGAATCCTAAGCTTCATATCTTCCACGATGCCAGCGAGCATGATATGTATTATATGAACCTGGGCGACAGACACCTGGATAGCCTGAAGAATAGCGTGGGCATCAAGGTGGTGCAGCAGGAGTTTGCTCAGAAGCACATTAACTGCAGTCGCCTGATGAAGGAGCTTTTCAACGACCCTGCCTGGGTGAAGCAGAATATCAACCAGAGCGACTTGAACAGAAAGCTTTATGAGATGGCGAGCTCTATCCAGGGCACGGAATTGAGGGGCAAGGTTTCGCTCTACGATCTCTTTACAGAGGAGGAACTGTATCAGAATTGGCTGAATGCCAACATCTGGTGGCAGATGGCTTACGGCAATTCGCCTTATACGGGCAATGTGCAGCCGTTCTCGCAGCGCAATCTGCTGAGGGATATTATTCAGAAGGCGGATAGCTGCATCGCTTTGCCACATCCGGGTGCTACCTTGAGATATGGCCATGATACGATGGTTACTCCGCTCACCTGTCTGCTGGATTTGAATGGATATGGCGAGGAGATTAAGGACCCGGAGAAGATTGCTTCTCAATGGTGGGATTATAAGATTACACCGATGGCTACGAATTTGCAGTTTGTTTTTTATAGAAACAAGGCGAATGATGTGCTGGTGAAGGTGCTGCTCTGCGAGGATGAGGCTACGCTTCCTATCAAGAGCGACATGGCGCCTTATTACCACTGGAAGGATTTCAAGGAGTATTGCTTGAAAAAACTGGATGAAGCAAAAAAGGTAAAAAAGTAA
- a CDS encoding UpxY family transcription antiterminator, which yields MKVEICTSYDAHSSGDQKKSPSAGLTSSATPETETPQKEENQQVGVSTHYTLSETNRKPENKHPEAHWYALRTTYGREKKAYDYLVSKGVKAFCPTLHVTKEVKGERRVVVESRLPNIFFAHGTEEELKQFVYDNVNLPFLRFYYRHFHQGSKIQKTPLIVPDYQIESLRIICESEANDVLLVPENEQKFKSGQRVRVIDGKFKGVEGRVARYHGQQRVAVIIDDIATIATAYLPSAFLEFID from the coding sequence ATGAAAGTAGAAATATGTACATCTTATGATGCACATTCTTCAGGAGATCAGAAAAAATCTCCCAGCGCTGGACTTACCTCCAGTGCCACCCCCGAAACAGAGACTCCTCAGAAAGAGGAGAATCAGCAAGTAGGGGTGTCCACCCATTATACCCTTTCGGAAACTAACCGAAAACCGGAAAACAAGCATCCAGAGGCTCATTGGTATGCACTCAGAACCACCTACGGAAGAGAGAAGAAGGCATACGACTATCTGGTGAGCAAGGGCGTAAAGGCTTTCTGCCCTACCCTTCACGTAACCAAGGAAGTGAAAGGCGAACGCAGAGTGGTCGTGGAATCACGACTGCCCAACATCTTCTTCGCCCACGGCACGGAGGAGGAACTGAAACAGTTTGTCTACGACAACGTGAATCTTCCCTTTCTCCGCTTCTACTACCGCCACTTCCATCAGGGTTCCAAAATCCAGAAGACACCGCTCATCGTGCCCGACTATCAGATAGAGAGTCTCCGAATCATCTGCGAATCAGAAGCCAACGATGTGCTGCTGGTACCGGAAAACGAGCAGAAGTTCAAGAGCGGGCAGCGGGTAAGGGTGATAGACGGCAAGTTCAAGGGGGTGGAAGGAAGAGTGGCACGATATCATGGCCAGCAGCGAGTGGCCGTCATCATCGACGACATCGCCACCATCGCCACAGCCTATCTACCTAGCGCCTTCCTGGAATTCATCGACTAA
- a CDS encoding outer membrane beta-barrel protein, protein MKKIMLSLAMALVSVCASAQVYIGGTAGISSNKIGDDDSKTAYKLIPEIGYQFNNKWDAGIEVGIQKGEVCKLSRVGDATTFTIAPYVRYTAVETKVVDLFFEGTIGYSSVSKGGGDFYEVGIKPGLAVKLSKHVDFISKIGFLGYKGYSPEHGDNSSTFGVDVDASNISFGAIYKF, encoded by the coding sequence ATGAAGAAAATTATGTTGAGCCTCGCTATGGCTCTCGTTTCTGTTTGCGCTAGCGCACAGGTTTACATCGGTGGTACTGCTGGTATCTCTAGCAACAAAATCGGTGATGATGACAGCAAGACTGCTTACAAGCTCATCCCTGAGATTGGTTACCAGTTCAACAACAAGTGGGATGCCGGTATCGAGGTAGGTATCCAGAAGGGCGAAGTTTGCAAGCTTTCTCGTGTAGGCGATGCTACAACCTTCACTATTGCTCCTTACGTACGCTATACAGCAGTAGAGACCAAGGTAGTAGATCTCTTCTTCGAGGGTACTATCGGTTATAGTAGCGTAAGCAAGGGCGGTGGCGACTTCTACGAGGTAGGCATCAAGCCAGGTTTGGCAGTTAAGCTTTCGAAGCATGTTGACTTCATCTCTAAGATTGGCTTCCTCGGATACAAAGGCTATTCTCCTGAGCACGGAGATAACTCTTCTACATTCGGAGTTGATGTAGATGCTAGCAACATTTCTTTTGGTGCTATCTATAAGTTCTAA
- a CDS encoding DUF3575 domain-containing protein has translation MRYTRTLLSMIFGFSMNAAAQVATTDSAFIHDSRPIIPFVVGKKDIEQQDRKWITNNLIPKLKALGDSGIIIGRASASPEGSLHINTQLANARKASMNALLSSYGINTNLIRYDVAPMDFPLMRSLMKLRKDDYLPVVDSLMNQYAADVILLKEAMIRQDRGKLWQHLYHNYFPSLRSVRIMAINRNLTAAANSQESIKPQPSEAETVQKDSLLHTEKEEIEIEKIEKKEKEETEGNDRRELMSVKTNLLFDLAYMPGYNRFCPIPNVAIEFYPLRGHFTYGASFDGPWWKHYSKHKYFQLRNYQVHTRYYLRRGDIEERKPGKGAAFKGFFFSAYAHAYLYNICFSEKRGWEGEGWGAGMGVGYVMPIDRKEHWRLEFGLQLGYLNTLYDPYQWRCPVDPDTDANRYYYKWYGNAKDFKKRQHSYSWIGPTRVEITLSYDLIYRHKERK, from the coding sequence ATGCGATATACGAGAACATTACTTTCCATGATATTCGGCTTCAGCATGAATGCGGCAGCGCAGGTGGCTACCACCGATTCTGCATTCATTCACGACTCGCGCCCTATCATCCCGTTTGTTGTCGGAAAAAAAGACATTGAGCAGCAAGACAGGAAATGGATTACCAACAATCTCATTCCCAAATTGAAGGCATTGGGCGACAGCGGCATCATCATCGGTCGCGCCTCAGCATCTCCAGAAGGTTCCCTCCATATCAATACTCAACTCGCCAACGCACGCAAGGCTTCCATGAATGCTTTGCTCAGCAGCTACGGCATCAACACGAATCTCATCCGCTACGATGTGGCGCCGATGGATTTCCCCCTGATGCGGTCTCTGATGAAACTCAGGAAGGATGATTACCTCCCGGTGGTGGATTCGCTGATGAACCAATATGCTGCCGACGTGATACTGCTCAAGGAGGCGATGATAAGACAAGACAGGGGAAAGTTGTGGCAGCACCTCTATCACAACTATTTCCCAAGCCTGCGATCCGTAAGAATCATGGCTATCAACCGGAATCTCACCGCTGCCGCAAATTCCCAGGAAAGCATCAAGCCTCAGCCTTCGGAAGCGGAAACCGTGCAGAAGGACTCACTCCTTCATACAGAAAAGGAAGAGATTGAGATAGAAAAGATAGAAAAGAAAGAAAAGGAAGAGACGGAAGGCAATGATCGCCGCGAGCTGATGAGCGTAAAGACCAATCTGCTCTTCGACCTGGCTTACATGCCGGGATACAACCGCTTCTGCCCCATCCCCAACGTGGCGATAGAGTTCTATCCGCTTCGTGGTCATTTCACCTACGGAGCCAGTTTCGACGGTCCCTGGTGGAAACACTACAGCAAGCACAAGTACTTCCAGCTGCGCAACTACCAGGTTCACACCCGCTACTATCTGCGCCGGGGCGACATAGAAGAGCGGAAACCGGGAAAAGGGGCAGCTTTCAAGGGATTCTTCTTCAGTGCCTACGCGCACGCGTACCTATATAATATATGCTTCTCTGAAAAGAGGGGATGGGAAGGAGAAGGATGGGGAGCCGGAATGGGAGTAGGATATGTGATGCCGATAGACCGGAAAGAGCACTGGCGACTGGAGTTCGGGCTGCAGCTTGGCTATCTGAATACACTCTACGACCCCTACCAGTGGCGATGCCCCGTGGATCCCGACACCGACGCCAACCGCTACTACTACAAGTGGTATGGCAATGCCAAGGATTTCAAGAAACGCCAGCATAGCTATTCGTGGATAGGTCCTACCAGGGTGGAAATCACGCTGAGCTACGACCTGATTTACCGACACAAGGAAAGGAAATAA
- a CDS encoding REP-associated tyrosine transposase yields the protein MAPKNTTTKNLYFVTTTVVNWVDIFNRPKYKHIIIESLQFCQKNKGLEIYAWVLMPNHLHFIIGAQDLDQVHSILRDFKKFTSKKILAELQNDVQESRREWMLNLFAQAGEKDKKIAQYRFWQEGCYSEVISSLEFYKQKLNYIHQNPVRAEFVRYPQDYLYSSAIDYAGEKGLIEVIVVRGS from the coding sequence ATGGCACCAAAGAATACAACAACCAAGAATTTATACTTTGTGACAACAACCGTTGTCAACTGGGTTGACATCTTCAATCGTCCCAAGTATAAACATATCATTATTGAATCCCTTCAGTTTTGCCAGAAGAACAAGGGATTGGAAATCTATGCCTGGGTCTTAATGCCCAATCATCTTCATTTCATTATCGGAGCGCAAGACCTTGACCAAGTTCATTCAATTCTTCGCGATTTCAAGAAGTTTACAAGCAAGAAAATACTTGCAGAACTCCAGAATGATGTTCAAGAAAGCAGAAGAGAATGGATGCTAAACCTATTTGCTCAGGCAGGAGAAAAGGATAAGAAGATTGCGCAATATCGCTTTTGGCAAGAAGGTTGCTATTCGGAAGTTATCTCTTCGCTAGAATTCTACAAGCAAAAACTCAATTACATCCATCAGAATCCTGTTAGGGCTGAATTTGTGAGATATCCTCAGGATTACCTTTATAGTTCTGCGATAGATTATGCTGGAGAGAAAGGTTTGATAGAAGTGATTGTTGTGAGAGGATCATGA
- a CDS encoding fimbrillin family protein — MKKLKYILSQFAILASLSACDSSNMSVQHSDQYDEITFTVETQKVENQKAKSQNAETRANEYEKYDPTLHPGQMGVWGYHYVTKQLGDAGTSIFNNLLVSYDSSQNAWGYSDPKKWEDFTDARHFDFFAYMPYQEGTGSSIAISTDADSNTDTYTLSVPYAPSTSSSNSPFLIDAKNAPIICALPEHRTVKSDQDEKLSFEHTVKFKFDQTLIGYKLLFKLDPTMGAIRQFHIKSVNITGEIPISGTITRAFTYSTNTKKWTAGKIIWKDIATRTYTKDAPVSIPYQNTSSSENQSSPSLEISSTEYQSWGDIFYTIPLATFQPSINVTYDVKMTTQDGKTLITRENVTSSILLNKDNFSNINTGSTATINSIRILIQPRYLYVMSDQDAYTGYLLID, encoded by the coding sequence ATGAAGAAACTGAAATATATCCTCAGCCAGTTTGCCATTCTCGCAAGCCTCAGCGCCTGCGACAGCAGCAATATGTCCGTACAGCATTCCGACCAGTACGATGAAATCACCTTCACCGTAGAAACCCAGAAAGTAGAAAACCAAAAGGCAAAAAGCCAGAATGCAGAAACCCGTGCCAACGAGTACGAGAAATACGACCCTACCCTACACCCCGGACAGATGGGCGTATGGGGATATCACTATGTTACCAAACAGCTGGGAGATGCAGGAACTTCTATCTTCAATAACCTGTTGGTAAGCTACGACAGCAGTCAGAATGCCTGGGGATATAGCGATCCGAAGAAATGGGAAGACTTCACGGATGCCCGCCATTTCGATTTCTTCGCCTACATGCCTTATCAGGAGGGAACAGGAAGCAGCATTGCTATCAGCACCGATGCCGATAGCAATACCGACACCTATACCCTCTCCGTTCCTTACGCCCCATCAACCTCTTCATCCAATTCCCCTTTCCTCATCGATGCTAAAAATGCGCCTATCATCTGTGCCCTTCCTGAGCATAGAACAGTGAAATCGGATCAGGATGAAAAACTCTCGTTTGAACATACCGTGAAGTTCAAGTTTGACCAGACGCTGATTGGCTATAAACTTCTCTTTAAACTCGACCCTACGATGGGAGCCATCCGCCAGTTTCATATCAAAAGCGTGAATATCACGGGCGAGATTCCTATCAGCGGCACCATCACCCGAGCGTTCACCTACAGTACCAACACAAAGAAATGGACAGCCGGCAAGATAATATGGAAGGACATCGCCACAAGAACCTATACGAAGGATGCTCCCGTCAGCATCCCTTATCAAAATACATCATCTTCTGAAAACCAATCATCTCCGTCTCTGGAAATCTCATCTACGGAATATCAGTCATGGGGCGACATCTTCTACACCATCCCCCTTGCCACCTTCCAGCCATCCATCAACGTAACCTACGATGTAAAGATGACGACGCAGGATGGCAAAACCCTTATCACCCGAGAGAATGTGACATCCTCCATTCTCCTGAACAAGGACAATTTCAGCAATATCAATACTGGCTCTACTGCCACCATCAATTCCATCCGCATCCTTATCCAACCCCGTTATCTCTACGTGATGAGCGACCAGGATGCCTACACGGGATATCTGCTGATAGATTAA
- a CDS encoding transposase, with product MAYKKGQDRRQRVLFPDCIDEYVEADAPVRLFDAFVDNLKMDELGFVRSTPAETGTPGYDPRDLLKLYIYGYFYQVRSSRKLARECKCNVEVMWLLNKLTPDFRTISDFRKDNKKAITKVFKEFNKFCMGLKLFSKSYISIDGSKFKAVNAKDNNLTLSKLDDRIKRLDEHISIYMEELEAYDHEEGRRLSKDELQRKLDVCKERKERYEGYRDTLEKSGESQISLTDPDSRLMKANEGFCVGYNVQTAVDAESHMIAGFLVTNSPTDHGQLTSVASEVKADYGVDVLESTADKGYECPEDHADALANGIVPNVIQRDGSCTEQVQFDYNEATITDEQKSSTNPEDLKACLEAAVIPEAYKDFLTDAQIVEVKEYTSDVAESAVLKMTPGQMRAKALEGYFVRDAERNLVYCPQGEILRQKSIKRNGMIRYCNKLACKKCKCKCTIQKFKEADFNKDTLIKATEAKRKQLKEENKDKPKPPRMKIVKKGVRYVLHLDQNKMDNRKCLSEHPFGTMKRALGQYYFLLKGKLKVTAEMGLFCLSYNLRRAISLKGVPALIASLG from the coding sequence ATGGCATATAAAAAAGGACAAGATAGACGACAGAGGGTTCTTTTCCCTGATTGCATTGACGAGTATGTAGAGGCTGACGCCCCTGTTCGCTTGTTTGATGCTTTTGTCGATAATCTCAAAATGGATGAACTGGGATTCGTCCGCAGTACTCCTGCAGAGACAGGTACTCCTGGATATGATCCTCGCGATCTCCTCAAACTCTATATTTATGGTTACTTCTATCAGGTACGTTCCTCTCGCAAACTTGCTCGTGAGTGCAAGTGTAACGTAGAGGTAATGTGGCTGCTCAACAAGCTGACTCCTGACTTTCGTACAATCTCCGATTTCCGCAAGGACAACAAGAAGGCTATTACTAAAGTTTTTAAAGAGTTCAACAAGTTTTGTATGGGACTGAAGCTCTTTTCCAAGTCGTACATCTCTATTGATGGAAGCAAGTTTAAGGCTGTAAATGCTAAAGACAACAACCTTACTCTAAGCAAACTCGATGACCGAATCAAGCGTCTTGATGAACATATTTCAATCTATATGGAAGAACTTGAAGCATACGATCATGAGGAAGGACGCAGGCTCTCTAAAGATGAGTTGCAACGTAAGCTTGATGTTTGCAAGGAGCGCAAGGAACGCTATGAGGGATACCGTGATACACTTGAGAAAAGTGGTGAAAGCCAGATTTCCTTAACCGATCCTGATTCCCGACTAATGAAAGCCAACGAAGGCTTTTGTGTCGGTTATAATGTGCAAACTGCAGTTGATGCGGAGAGCCATATGATAGCAGGCTTCCTGGTAACCAACAGTCCAACAGACCATGGTCAGCTTACAAGCGTAGCATCTGAGGTGAAAGCCGATTATGGTGTTGACGTTCTTGAATCAACTGCAGACAAGGGGTACGAGTGTCCCGAGGATCATGCAGATGCATTGGCTAATGGTATCGTACCAAATGTCATCCAACGTGATGGCAGCTGCACGGAGCAGGTTCAGTTTGACTATAACGAAGCTACCATAACTGACGAACAAAAGTCAAGTACTAATCCAGAAGATTTGAAGGCATGTCTTGAAGCTGCAGTCATACCGGAAGCCTACAAGGATTTTTTAACCGATGCACAGATTGTAGAGGTCAAGGAGTACACTTCTGATGTAGCAGAGTCTGCTGTACTGAAGATGACTCCCGGGCAGATGCGTGCCAAGGCTCTTGAAGGATACTTCGTGAGGGATGCCGAACGCAATCTTGTCTATTGTCCGCAAGGAGAAATCCTGAGGCAAAAGTCTATCAAAAGAAACGGTATGATCCGCTACTGCAACAAGCTTGCATGTAAAAAATGCAAGTGCAAGTGTACCATCCAGAAGTTCAAGGAGGCAGACTTCAACAAAGACACCTTGATAAAGGCAACCGAAGCAAAACGCAAGCAACTCAAAGAAGAGAATAAGGACAAGCCAAAACCTCCAAGAATGAAGATCGTGAAGAAGGGTGTCCGTTACGTTTTACATCTAGATCAGAACAAGATGGACAATCGCAAATGCCTCTCCGAGCATCCTTTTGGAACCATGAAGCGAGCACTTGGGCAATACTACTTTTTACTGAAAGGCAAACTGAAAGTAACTGCTGAGATGGGTCTCTTTTGCCTATCTTATAACCTTCGTCGTGCCATATCTCTCAAAGGTGTACCTGCTTTGATTGCTTCTCTTGGATAA
- a CDS encoding DNA gyrase/topoisomerase IV subunit A, which produces MSDEIKDKNELEGQNPDDLGNSDAQEKHSDYKPVNRFDASAVHHLSGMYQNWFLDYASYVILERAVPHIEDGLKPVQRRILHSMKRMDDGRYNKVANIVGHTMQFHPHGDASIGDALVQMGQKDLLIDTQGNWGNILTGDRAAAPRYIEARLSKFALDVVFNPKTTDWQLSYDGRNKEPITLPAKFPLLLAQGAEGIAVGLSSKVLPHNFNDLCDAAIHYLRGEDFAIYPDFPTGGAIDVSKYNDGQRGGALKVRAKIDKLDSKTLVITEIPYSKTTVSLIESITKAVEKGKIKARKIEDVTSANVEILVHLAPGTSSDKTMDALYAFSDCEINISPNCCVIEDNKPKFLTISDVLRHSVDRTMGLLRRELMIRKGELEEQLFFSSLERIFIEERIYKERKFEQSKNQDEVVAFIDSKLEPFKDKLFTAEVDGKGMVEYAFHREITREDILKLLEIKMQRILKYNKDKADELLMKIKAELAEIENDLAHMTDVTINWFEYLKGKYGKQHPRKTEIRNFDTIEVTKVVEANQKLYINRQEGFVGMGLKKDEFVCNCSDLDDIIIFYKDGKFKVTKVADKIFVGKNILHVQVFKKNDKRTIYNCVYRDGKQGDYFIKRFNVTAMTRDKLYDITQGTAGSRIIYFTANPNGEAEIIKVTLEPDLSRKRQSIFLEKDFSDILIKGRAAKGNLLTKRTIRRIGLKSHGHSTLGGRKVWFDPDVNRINYDENGRFLGEFNDDDAILVVLDNGEFYITNFDVNNHYEDNILKLEKWDEHKVWTAILYDADNEGYPYIKRFTMDATKRHQNCLGENPNSQLILLTDTPFPRIKVTYGGADAMRPAEEIDAEQFIAQKSFKAKGKRLTTWKIESIEELEPTRFPDPEEPSNDDASDEQEGPEEPRENLDPDAGKSEQQVIDELTGQTNLFSDKDFTEDDKDREWLSKQ; this is translated from the coding sequence ATGAGCGACGAAATTAAAGATAAAAACGAGCTGGAAGGCCAAAATCCTGATGATTTGGGGAATTCTGATGCTCAGGAGAAACATTCCGACTATAAGCCGGTGAACCGATTCGATGCATCCGCCGTACACCACCTCAGCGGCATGTATCAGAACTGGTTCCTCGACTATGCGTCGTATGTAATTCTGGAGCGAGCTGTGCCGCATATCGAAGACGGACTGAAACCCGTACAGCGACGCATCCTCCACTCCATGAAGCGCATGGACGACGGAAGATACAACAAGGTGGCCAACATCGTGGGACACACGATGCAGTTCCACCCGCATGGAGACGCTTCCATCGGCGATGCCCTGGTGCAGATGGGACAGAAAGACCTGCTCATCGACACGCAGGGTAACTGGGGAAATATCCTCACGGGCGACCGTGCGGCTGCTCCCCGATATATCGAGGCAAGACTCTCGAAGTTTGCCCTCGACGTGGTATTCAACCCGAAAACCACCGACTGGCAACTCTCTTACGACGGCCGCAACAAGGAGCCTATCACCCTGCCGGCTAAATTCCCGCTGCTCCTGGCACAGGGTGCCGAGGGTATCGCCGTGGGATTGAGCAGCAAGGTATTGCCACATAACTTCAACGACCTCTGCGATGCTGCCATCCACTACCTCAGGGGAGAGGACTTTGCCATCTACCCTGACTTCCCAACGGGTGGAGCCATCGACGTGAGCAAATACAACGACGGTCAGCGTGGCGGAGCCTTGAAGGTGAGAGCCAAGATAGATAAGCTCGACAGCAAGACCCTCGTCATCACCGAAATTCCATATAGCAAAACCACGGTGAGCCTCATCGAAAGCATCACCAAGGCGGTGGAAAAGGGAAAAATCAAGGCTAGAAAGATAGAAGACGTCACCTCTGCCAACGTAGAGATTCTCGTACATCTGGCACCGGGCACATCTTCCGATAAAACCATGGATGCCCTTTATGCCTTCAGCGACTGCGAAATCAACATCTCGCCCAACTGCTGCGTCATCGAGGACAACAAGCCGAAGTTCCTCACCATCAGCGATGTTCTTCGCCACAGCGTAGATCGCACCATGGGATTGCTGCGCCGCGAACTGATGATTCGCAAGGGCGAACTGGAAGAGCAGCTCTTCTTCTCATCCTTGGAACGTATCTTCATCGAAGAGCGCATCTACAAGGAGCGCAAGTTCGAGCAGAGCAAGAACCAGGACGAGGTAGTGGCTTTCATCGATTCCAAACTGGAGCCTTTCAAGGACAAGCTCTTCACCGCCGAAGTGGATGGCAAGGGTATGGTGGAATATGCCTTCCATCGCGAGATAACCAGGGAGGATATCCTCAAGCTGTTGGAAATCAAGATGCAGCGCATCCTTAAATATAATAAGGATAAGGCAGACGAACTGCTGATGAAGATCAAGGCAGAACTTGCTGAAATCGAGAACGACCTGGCTCACATGACCGATGTCACCATCAACTGGTTTGAATATCTGAAGGGTAAATACGGAAAACAGCATCCTAGAAAGACGGAAATCCGCAACTTCGATACCATCGAGGTAACCAAGGTGGTGGAGGCTAACCAGAAACTCTACATCAACCGACAGGAAGGTTTCGTGGGAATGGGATTGAAGAAAGACGAGTTCGTATGCAACTGCTCCGACCTCGACGACATCATCATCTTCTACAAGGACGGAAAATTCAAGGTTACCAAGGTGGCCGACAAGATATTCGTGGGCAAGAACATCCTCCACGTGCAGGTGTTCAAGAAGAACGACAAGCGAACCATCTACAACTGCGTATATCGCGACGGCAAGCAGGGCGACTACTTCATCAAGCGATTCAACGTAACCGCCATGACGCGCGACAAGCTCTACGACATTACCCAGGGCACAGCCGGAAGCCGCATCATCTATTTCACAGCCAATCCTAACGGCGAGGCAGAAATCATCAAGGTGACGCTGGAACCAGACCTGAGCCGCAAGCGCCAGAGCATTTTCCTGGAGAAGGATTTCTCGGATATCCTCATCAAGGGCAGAGCTGCCAAGGGCAATCTGCTTACCAAGCGCACCATCCGCCGCATCGGCTTGAAGAGCCACGGCCACAGTACGCTGGGCGGAAGAAAGGTTTGGTTCGACCCGGATGTAAACCGTATCAATTACGATGAAAACGGAAGATTCCTGGGTGAATTCAACGACGATGATGCCATCCTGGTGGTATTGGACAACGGAGAGTTCTACATCACCAACTTTGATGTGAACAACCACTACGAGGACAACATTCTGAAGTTGGAAAAATGGGACGAGCACAAGGTATGGACGGCGATTCTCTATGATGCCGACAACGAGGGTTATCCATACATCAAGCGATTTACGATGGACGCCACCAAGCGCCATCAGAACTGCCTGGGAGAGAACCCTAACAGTCAGCTCATCCTGCTCACCGACACGCCATTCCCTCGTATCAAGGTAACCTATGGCGGAGCAGATGCCATGCGTCCTGCCGAGGAAATCGATGCCGAGCAGTTTATCGCCCAGAAGAGCTTCAAGGCAAAAGGCAAGCGTCTCACCACCTGGAAGATAGAAAGCATCGAGGAACTGGAACCAACAAGATTCCCTGACCCAGAAGAGCCATCCAACGATGATGCCTCAGATGAGCAGGAAGGTCCAGAAGAGCCAAGAGAGAACCTGGATCCAGATGCCGGAAAGAGCGAGCAGCAAGTCATCGACGAGCTAACTGGCCAAACCAACCTCTTCTCCGATAAGGATTTCACAGAAGACGACAAGGATAGAGAATGGCTTTCAAAGCAATAA